The following are from one region of the Coffea eugenioides isolate CCC68of chromosome 2, Ceug_1.0, whole genome shotgun sequence genome:
- the LOC113763712 gene encoding B3 domain-containing protein REM8-like isoform X3: protein MAETMSVSPTNFHPTNSSLPACCFLLKCIHRGQVLPTQFELLLHQHHCNRIILRVGLRQWTITVTDHSFEEGWDAFCEHNIVKRHDTLLLRHSGNLIFDVIHFCELQKQVLLPWTVPLPDLLHMNVVASRDDIHTPTRQQQVASSLRPNFCQDLSDSICFYQIFNSATPNSLKIPRFIDHFINGSKTPKLLINTGNKSTQIGVKHERLHQNWRGFILEHQLQHNETLVFVPESENIFTALIFDDTGVEKIFPWYHTFNIYSHA from the exons ATGGCAGAAACAATGTCTGTATCTCCAACGAATTTTCATCCGACAAATAGCTCTTTACCAGCATGCTGTTTTCTACTCAAATGCATCCACAGAGGACAG GTATTACCTACTCAGTTTGAATTGTTGCTTCATCAGCATCATTGCAATAGAATCATTCTAAGGGTTGGACTGCGGCAATGGACTATCACAGTTACTGATCATTCATTCGAAGAAGGGTGGGATGCTTTTTGTGAACACAACATTGTTAAAAGACATGACACGTTGTTGCTTCGACATAGCGGGAATCTGATATTTGATGTCATTCACTTTTGTGAACTACAAAAACAAGTTTTATTGCCCTGGACAGTTCCCCTACCAGACCTGTTGCACATGAATGTCGTCGCATCACGAG ATGATATCCATACACCTACTAGACAACAGCAAGTTGCTTCCTCGCTGAGACCGAATTTCTGCCAGGATCTATCTGATTCGATTTGCTTTTATCAAATATTTAACTCTGCAACTCCAAACAGTTTG AAAATTCCACGCTTTATTGATCACTTCATCAATGGTTCCAAGACTCCCAAGTTACTTATCAATACTGGAAATAAAAGTACTCAGATAGGTGTAAAACATGAACGCCTTCATCAAAACTGGAGAGGTTTCATTCTTGAGCATCAACTGCAGCACAACGAAACTCTTGTCTTTGTTCCGGAATCTGAAAATATATTTACAGCTTTGATCTTCGACGATACCGGAGTTGAAAAGATTTTTCCTTGGTATCACACATTTAATATTTATTCACATGCTTAA
- the LOC113763712 gene encoding B3 domain-containing protein REM8-like isoform X1, protein MDWQGQKLAEQLMQIMLVSSAVVAFISGYVLGSFQIMLLIYAAGVLLTSLITVPNWPFLNHHPLKWLDPSEAEKHPKPVSANTSSKKKAGKKSMAETMSVSPTNFHPTNSSLPACCFLLKCIHRGQVLPTQFELLLHQHHCNRIILRVGLRQWTITVTDHSFEEGWDAFCEHNIVKRHDTLLLRHSGNLIFDVIHFCELQKQVLLPWTVPLPDLLHMNVVASRDDIHTPTRQQQVASSLRPNFCQDLSDSICFYQIFNSATPNSLKIPRFIDHFINGSKTPKLLINTGNKSTQIGVKHERLHQNWRGFILEHQLQHNETLVFVPESENIFTALIFDDTGVEKIFPWYHTFNIYSHA, encoded by the exons ATGGATTGGCAAGGGCAGAAGCTAGCGGAGCAGCTCATGCAGATAATGCTGGTGAGCTCTGCTGTGGTGGCATTTATTTCAGGCTATGTTTTGGGCTCATTTCAGATAATGCTGCTGATATATGCTGCTGGCGTTCTATTGACTTCTCTCATTACTGTTCCCAATTGGCCTTTTCTCAATCACCATCCCCTCAAATGGTTGGACCCAAGTGAAGCTGAGAAGCATCCCAAACCGGTGTCTGCTAATACTAGCTCAAAGAAGAAGGCTGGCAAGAA ATCAATGGCAGAAACAATGTCTGTATCTCCAACGAATTTTCATCCGACAAATAGCTCTTTACCAGCATGCTGTTTTCTACTCAAATGCATCCACAGAGGACAG GTATTACCTACTCAGTTTGAATTGTTGCTTCATCAGCATCATTGCAATAGAATCATTCTAAGGGTTGGACTGCGGCAATGGACTATCACAGTTACTGATCATTCATTCGAAGAAGGGTGGGATGCTTTTTGTGAACACAACATTGTTAAAAGACATGACACGTTGTTGCTTCGACATAGCGGGAATCTGATATTTGATGTCATTCACTTTTGTGAACTACAAAAACAAGTTTTATTGCCCTGGACAGTTCCCCTACCAGACCTGTTGCACATGAATGTCGTCGCATCACGAG ATGATATCCATACACCTACTAGACAACAGCAAGTTGCTTCCTCGCTGAGACCGAATTTCTGCCAGGATCTATCTGATTCGATTTGCTTTTATCAAATATTTAACTCTGCAACTCCAAACAGTTTG AAAATTCCACGCTTTATTGATCACTTCATCAATGGTTCCAAGACTCCCAAGTTACTTATCAATACTGGAAATAAAAGTACTCAGATAGGTGTAAAACATGAACGCCTTCATCAAAACTGGAGAGGTTTCATTCTTGAGCATCAACTGCAGCACAACGAAACTCTTGTCTTTGTTCCGGAATCTGAAAATATATTTACAGCTTTGATCTTCGACGATACCGGAGTTGAAAAGATTTTTCCTTGGTATCACACATTTAATATTTATTCACATGCTTAA
- the LOC113759523 gene encoding xanthoxin dehydrogenase-like, which translates to MVKGRGSRNEEIQDGTPALAELEIPSSVNNAGISGPPCSDIRNFQLSEFEKVFDVNVKGVFLGMKYAAGIMIPLKKGSIVSLSSVASAIAGAGTHAYVGSKHAIAGLTKNAAAELGKHNIRVNCVSPYAVATPLAFAYVPEDERTEEAIDGFRSFVGRNANLQGVELTADDVANAVLFLASDEARYVSGANLMVDGGFSCVNHSLRAFR; encoded by the coding sequence ATGGTGAAAGGCCGAGGCAGTCGGAACGAAGAAATACAGGATGGGACCCCAGCTCTAGCCGAGTTGGAAATACCCTCCTCAGTGAACAATGCTGGGATTTCAGGTCCACCTTGTTCAGATATACGTAATTTTCAACTCTCAGAGTTCGAAAAAGTGTTTGATGTAAACGTGAAAGGTGTTTTTCTGGGAATGAAATATGCGGCTGGTATCATGATTCCGCTCAAGAAGGGCTCGATTGTTTCTCTTAGCAGTGTTGCGAGTGCAATTGCCGGTGCAGGAACTCATGCATATGTAGGATCCAAGCATGCTATTGCAGGGCTCACCAAGAATGCAGCTGCAGAGTTGGGGAAGCATAACATAAGGGTGAACTGCGTATCTCCTTATGCTGTTGCGACACCCTTGGCTTTTGCTTATGTTCCTGAAGATGAACGGACTGAAGAGGCCATCGATGGTTTTCGATCGTTTGTTGGGAGGAATGCTAACTTGCAAGGTGTAGAATTGACTGCAGATGATGTTGCCAATGCTGTACTCTTTTTGGCAAGTGATGAAGCAAGGTATGTAAGCGGGGCCAATCTCATGGTTGATGGAGGCTTCTCCTGTGTGAATCACTCTCTTCGTGCTTTTAGATGA
- the LOC113763712 gene encoding uncharacterized protein LOC113763712 isoform X2: MDWQGQKLAEQLMQIMLVSSAVVAFISGYVLGSFQIMLLIYAAGVLLTSLITVPNWPFLNHHPLKWLDPSEAEKHPKPVSANTSSKKKAGKKSMAETMSVSPTNFHPTNSSLPACCFLLKCIHRGQHHCNRIILRVGLRQWTITVTDHSFEEGWDAFCEHNIVKRHDTLLLRHSGNLIFDVIHFCELQKQVLLPWTVPLPDLLHMNVVASRDDIHTPTRQQQVASSLRPNFCQDLSDSICFYQIFNSATPNSLKIPRFIDHFINGSKTPKLLINTGNKSTQIGVKHERLHQNWRGFILEHQLQHNETLVFVPESENIFTALIFDDTGVEKIFPWYHTFNIYSHA; this comes from the exons ATGGATTGGCAAGGGCAGAAGCTAGCGGAGCAGCTCATGCAGATAATGCTGGTGAGCTCTGCTGTGGTGGCATTTATTTCAGGCTATGTTTTGGGCTCATTTCAGATAATGCTGCTGATATATGCTGCTGGCGTTCTATTGACTTCTCTCATTACTGTTCCCAATTGGCCTTTTCTCAATCACCATCCCCTCAAATGGTTGGACCCAAGTGAAGCTGAGAAGCATCCCAAACCGGTGTCTGCTAATACTAGCTCAAAGAAGAAGGCTGGCAAGAA ATCAATGGCAGAAACAATGTCTGTATCTCCAACGAATTTTCATCCGACAAATAGCTCTTTACCAGCATGCTGTTTTCTACTCAAATGCATCCACAGAGGACAG CATCATTGCAATAGAATCATTCTAAGGGTTGGACTGCGGCAATGGACTATCACAGTTACTGATCATTCATTCGAAGAAGGGTGGGATGCTTTTTGTGAACACAACATTGTTAAAAGACATGACACGTTGTTGCTTCGACATAGCGGGAATCTGATATTTGATGTCATTCACTTTTGTGAACTACAAAAACAAGTTTTATTGCCCTGGACAGTTCCCCTACCAGACCTGTTGCACATGAATGTCGTCGCATCACGAG ATGATATCCATACACCTACTAGACAACAGCAAGTTGCTTCCTCGCTGAGACCGAATTTCTGCCAGGATCTATCTGATTCGATTTGCTTTTATCAAATATTTAACTCTGCAACTCCAAACAGTTTG AAAATTCCACGCTTTATTGATCACTTCATCAATGGTTCCAAGACTCCCAAGTTACTTATCAATACTGGAAATAAAAGTACTCAGATAGGTGTAAAACATGAACGCCTTCATCAAAACTGGAGAGGTTTCATTCTTGAGCATCAACTGCAGCACAACGAAACTCTTGTCTTTGTTCCGGAATCTGAAAATATATTTACAGCTTTGATCTTCGACGATACCGGAGTTGAAAAGATTTTTCCTTGGTATCACACATTTAATATTTATTCACATGCTTAA